Sequence from the Nitrosospira multiformis genome:
GTGATGGCGGCCCAAATGGTGATGGTGCTGATGGGCGAGCAGTTTGGCGCTGATAAAATGCCGGCACCATCCTCGCGCCCTGCGGATTACAGCAATACCAAGGAACTGGGCCGTTTGATCTATACCGAATATGTTTATGCGTTTGAGTTGGCGGCGGTACTTTTGCTGGTGGCGATAGTGGCCGCCATAGCCCTGACTTTGCGCCGCCGTACCGGTCTCAAGAGTCTCGACGTAGCGAAGCAGGTGGCGGTAAAGCGTAAAGACCGGGTGCGGATGGTATCGATGCCATCCGAGAAGAAAGAATAAAGCCGGAAAAGAGAATAAAAAGCGGTTGTATGACGTTGTTTTGATGTTGTTCTGAAAAAGGGGTCGTTAGCTTGGTTTCATTATCCCATTACCTTGTCCTCGGCGCGATTCTGTTCGCCATCAGCATTGTCGGGATTTTTCTCAACAGGAAAAATGTAATCATCCTGTTGATGGCGATCGAACTAATGCTCCTGGCGGTAAACATGAATTTCGTCGCATTTTCGCATTACCTGCAAGATGTGTCGGGGCAGATTTTTGTGTTTTTCATTCTTACCGTGGCTGCGGCGGAATCCGCCATCGGGCTGGCAATATTGGTGGTTCTGTTTCGCAATCTGCGTACGATCAATGTGGATGATCTGGATAAACTCAAGGGGTAATCATACGATCTGGATCAGATCCGTAATCAGAGACATGTGTTTTAAAAACAAGAAGATGAATCTTAATGACTGAGATGCAAAAACTTTACCTACTGGTTCCGCTGGCTCCGCTGGCGGGAGCGCTTATCGCCGGATTGTTCGGCCGAATGATCGGGCCAGCCTGGAGTCATCGGACCACCATTGTGTTGATGATGGTGTGCGTGGTCGCATCCATTACCGTTTTCATGGATGTATTGAAAGGAAACATCTATAACGGCAGCGTTTATACCTGGATGATTTCTGGTGATACGCGTTTCGAGGTTGGATTTCTGATCGATCAACTCTCGGCCATGATGATGGTTGTGGTGAGCGGCGTGTCGTTAATGGTGCACGTATACACTATTGGCTACATGCATGGGGATCCGGGTTACCAGCGTTTTTTCAGCTATATCTCACTCTTCACCTTCTCGATGCTGATGCTGGTGATGTCGAATAATTTCCTCCAGCTTTTCTTTGGCTGGGAGGCGGTTGGACTGGTTTCTTATTTGCTTATCGGCTTCTGGTATACCCGTCCTACCGCGATTTATGCCAACTTGAAAGCTTTTCTGGTCAATCGTGTCGGCGATTTTGGTTTTCTACTCGGTATCGGCCTGGTATTGACGTATTTCGGCACGCTGGATTATGCGGCGGTATTTGCCCAGGCGCCGCAACTCATGACGCAGACGATTGAAGTCATTCCCGATTCGCCGTGGGCGCTATTGTCCGTGGTTTGCATTTTGCTGTTTGTCGGCGCAATGGGTAAATCTGCACAGTTTCCGCTACACGTCTGGCTACCGGATTCGATGGAAGGCCCAACGCCCATTTCCGCACTGATTCATGCCGCGACGATGGTCACCGCGGGTATTTTCATGGTGGCTCGCATGTCGCCATTATTTGAATTAAGCGAGACGGCGCTGTCGTTCATCCTGGTGATTGGCGGTATTACCACGCTATTCATGGCCCTGGTGGCGATTGTGCAGAACGACATCAAGCGTGTGGTGGCCTATTCGACCCTGTCGCAACTGGGTTACATGACTGTGGCGCTGGGTGCATCGGCTTATTCAGCGGGGGTTTTTCACCTCATGACCCACGCCTTTTTCAAGGCGGTACTGTTTTTGGGCGCTGGCTCGGTAATCATCGCCATGCATCATGAACAGGACATGCGAAAAATGGGCGGCCTCAAGAAATACATGCCCATCACCTACTGGACAATGTTTATCGCCGCAGTGGCAAGCGCGGGTGTGCCCGGTTTCTCCGGATTCTTTTCCAAGGACGCCATCATCGAGGCCGTGCATTTCACCACTATTCCTGGTGCGGGTTTTGCCTACTTCTGCGCGGTAACCACCGTGTTCGTTACCGCGTTCTACACCTTCCGTCTCGTATTCATGACTTTCCATGGCAAGCCGCGCATGGATCATCACACCGAAGAGCATCTTCATGAATCACCCTGGGTAGTGACGTTGCCATTGATTGTCCTGGCAATACCTTCCATCGGTGCGGGCTGGCTGATCGGGCCGATGCTGTTTGGAGACTATTTCGGCAGTGCCATACAAATCCTGCCCCAGCATGAAGCCCTCGCGAAAATGTCGGCGGAATTCCATGGCATAGGGGGAATGATGACCCACGCTGTTACAACCCTGCCATTTTGGTTCTCGGTCAGCGGCATTTTCGCCGCGTGGTATCTGTATAGGGTGAATACCGATTTGCCGGGGAAAATAAGCCAGGCAGCCGGGCCACTCTATACCTTGCTCGATCGTAAGTATTTTATTGACGAGTTCTATTCTTGGCTATTCGCTGGTGGCGCACGCGCGCTGGGTGGCGGATTTTGGAAATTCGGCGACGTAAAAGTCATTGATGGATTCTTTGTCAACGGCACGGCACGAGCGGTGGCTGGAATCGCCATGCTGGTACGCCGCTTTCAGTCCGGCTATATCTATCATTATGCGTTCACCATGATCGTTGGCGTATTTGTATTGATGAGTTTTTGGTTGTACGGGTCCTAGGAAAACAAGAACAGATAAATATTATTACGGTTTTCAGCCCGGCATTTTGCTACACGCTAATGAATAAAAAAACGGAATAAACATGTTGTTTGGCCTTCCCCTGTTAAGTCTAGTCATCTGGCTGCCCATTTTTGCCGGCATTGGCGTGCTTGCCACCGGTGGCGACCGTAATGCCCAACTGGCAAGATGGCTTGCACTCGTTGGATCGGTAGCGGGCTTGCTGGTGGCAATTCCGCTCTATACCCAGTTTGATCCGCTGATGAACGCCATGCAGTTTGTGGAGCATAGCGCCTGGATCGAGCATTTCAATATTCATTATCATCTTGGTGTGGATGGCATCGCCATGCCGCTGATTCTGCTGAATTGTTTTACCACACCGCTGGTGGTAATCGCGGGGTGGCAGGTGATAAGCAAGCGCGTATCCCAATACATGGGTGCGTTTCTTATCATGTCGGGTATCGTCAATGGCGTGTTCTCATCACTCGATGCGATTCTGTTTTATATCTTCTGGGAAGCTTCGCTGATCCCGATGTTTCTCATTATTGGTGTTTGGGGTGGTCCCAACCGCGTGTATGCCGCAATCAAGTTCTTTCTCTACACGCTATTGGGTTCCCTGTTAATGCTGGTGGCATTCATCTACCTCTACCAGGTTTCCGGCGGCAGTTTTTCGATACTGGATTATCATAAGCTGCCGCTGCCGCTGACGCCGCAAATCCTGATATTCGTCGCGTTCCTGCTGGCGTTTGCGGTAAAGGTGCCGATGTGGCCCGTGCATACGTGGTTGCCGGATGCGCACGTGGAGGCACCCACCGGCGGTTCGGTGGTACTGGCCGCGATATTGCTGAAACTGGGTGGTTATGGCTTCTTGCGTTTTTCGCTGCCGATCGTGCCGGATGCAAGCCAGTATCTCTCAACCATGATGATCGTATTGTCATTGATTGCGGTTGTCTACATCGGACTCGTTGCCCTGGTGCAGGCGGACATGAAAAAGCTCATTGCCTATTCGTCGGTGTCGCACATGGGATTTGTCACGCTTGGTTTCTTTCTGTTTAACGCTTATGGACTTGAAGGCGCGATGGTGCAGATGATTTCGCACGGCTTCATTTCCGGCGCCATGTTTCTATGCGTGGGGGTGCTCTACGACCGCCTGCATTCACGTCAGATCGCCGACTATGGCGGCGTAGCCAATAAAATGCCGGTATTCGCCGCATTTTTCATGCTGTTCGCCATGGCCAATGCGGGGTTACCCGGGACCAGCGGTTTTGTCGGTGAATTCATCGTCATCATGGCCGCCGTCAAGGTAAATTTCTGGTATGGCTTCCTTGCCGCCACCACCCTTATTACCGGCGCCGCCTATACACTCTGGATGTACAAGCGAGTCGTGTTCGGTGCGGTGGCGAGTCCCGGAGTGGAAGCGCTGAAGGATATTAACGGACGCGAGATTCTGATCCTGACGGTTCTGGCAGTGGCGGTACTGGGAATGGGCCTTTACCCGTCGCCATTCACGGAGGTCATGCATACCACGGTGGACGATTTGCTGGCGCATGTCGCCCGCAGCAAACTGTAGTGCTAATGAGACGAGTTCCGCCTGTTCGAGGACACTAAATGAATTTTATGCCGCCTGATTTCGCCCCCGCCTACCCGGAGATTTTTCTTCTGGTCATGGTATGCGTGGTGTTACTGGCCGATATCGCATGGGGCGAAAAAAAGCCCTATGTGGCTTACTTGCTGTCGCAAATTACGCTGCTCGGTTGTGCGCTGATTACTTTTGGCACTTCCGTGCCCGGTGTGGTTTATACGTTTTCGGGCATGTTCGTGGATGACGCCATGGCCGACATACTGAAGATGCTGGTGTATATCACCGTCGCTACGGTGCTGGTGTATTCGCGTGCCTATATCTCTGTACGCGGCATGCTTAGCGGCGAATTCTTCAGTCTGGCGTTATTTGCCACGCTCGGCATGATGGTGATGATTTCCGCCAGTCATTTCCTGACACTTTATCTGGGGCTGGAACTCCTGTCGTTGTCGCTTTACGCCATGGTTGCATTGCGACGCGAATCAGCGGCGGCAACCGAGGCGGCCATCAAGTTTTTTGTCCTCGGAGCGCTCGCTTCCGGTTTTCTGCTGTATGGCATGTCCATGATTTACGGAGCAACGGGTTCGCTTAACATTGCTCGCGTAACGGAAGTGATACAAGGCGGCGTGAGTAATCATGCGGTGCTGGTGGTGGGGCTGGTATTCATCGTCGCCGGTATCAGTTTCAAGTTGAGTGCGGCGCCGTTTCACATGTGGGCACCGGATGTTTATCAGGGAGCGCCCACAGCCGTGGTACTGTTTATCGGTGCGGCGCCGAAACTGGCGGCGTTCGGTTTCGTCATGCGCCTGCTGGTGGAAGGCATGGGAGCAATGGTGGCGGATTGGCAGGGAATGCTCGTCATTCTGGCGGTGATGTCCATGATGATTGGTAATCTCGCCGCTATTGCCCAGACCAATATCAAGCGCATGCTGGCCTATTCCACCATCTCGCACATGGGTTTCATGCTGCTGGGTTTTATCGCCACCGATGAAAACGGCTATAGCGCATCCATGTTCTACGTGGTGGTCTACATATTGATGACCCTGGGGACATTCGGCATGATCATGCTGCTGTCGCGCGAGGGATTCGAGGCCGATAAGCTCGATGATTTCAAGGGGCTCAACCGGCGCAACCCGTGGTACGCATTTATTACGCTGCTATTGATGTTCTCGATGGCCGGCGTTCCGCCTACGGTGGGAATTTATGCCAAGCTGTCGGTGCTACAGGCGGTGTTGAGTGCCGGCTACATATGGCTGGCGGTAGTGGCGGTGCTATTCTCGCTGATCGGCGCGTTTTATTACCTGCGTATCGTTAAACTGATGTATTTCGATGAGCCGGAAACTGATGCGCCTATCCTGCCGGAAAGTGACGTCAAGCTATTGATCAGCGCGAATGGCCTGGCGATACTCGCATTCGGGCTTTTCCCCCAGGCCCTGATGGCGTTGTGCGCCTACGCTATTCAGCAATCCATATAGCGATGGGCAGTGCCTAGCCAGGCAGCCTATTGGTCGAGCTAAGGTGGATGGCACGTTTTCGAATATCACGCTCGCAGGCTGCCAGGACTTCATCTGGCAAGCTGCAATGCAGGGTAGTGATCAAAGGCAATTGCCATAAGGAATGATATCTGGGCAGGCTCGCGATGAGTTGACGAACCGGACGGACTGGCGTAAGAACATTGTGGGTTATTCGATAATTTGTTAGGTTACGCAGGTATGGCCGCACTGGCAGAGTCGCTTGTAGATGAATGGTTAAACCGTCAAGGATTTTTCACGGTTCGTGGCATCAAACACGGGGTAGATGAAATTGACCTGCTCGGTGTTCGCCCCGCGGCACTAAGCACCACGATGCTTGGCACGTTGAAGTACAGTCGAGCTTTCGACCCATCGGCTACATCTGTCCGGCCTCCAAGGAAATTGCTGCCGAGTTCAGCGCGTCCAAGACGAGTGCCAAGAAGCGTCCCATCGAAATAGTCCAAAAGTGCGCTGAGTCTTGGGTTCATCGGAAATTCGGCGCCGAAACAAAGAGGAAAGCCAGAGAGATTGCTTGGCCAAACCTCAATTGGCACTTTGTCCTCGTTCATGCTGTTGTACGCGAGCCTACTGAGCTTAACTTCATTGCGGCGGCAGGTGTTCAAATCATAGCTCTCCATAAGGTGCTAGCTGAGTTGAAGCACGGGTCATCCAAAGGCATTCGCGGTGGTGCTGGCACCGATTTATCAGAGGTCATTGAATATTTCAACGCTCACAATATGTGCGCCAAATAAACACGAATCTGTTTACTCATATCAAGTAGATGGTTACTGCACGCTGGTTCGGACACTCGTATCAAATGTGAGCCTTCGTAAACGCGTATGGCATATTCCCTCGCCGTCTCAGCGTATCTTGAGCGAATCGATGGTCTTCTAAAAGACGGAACCGACGCTAGTCTGCTGTACGCCGCTCTTGAGTTGCGGTGTGGCGTGGAAGCGCGGATGAAAGAGTATCTTGAGCCACTGGAACACATACCGAAGTCACAAAAAAAAGAGTGGGCTATCGCGAAGCTCGCGCGTAGCATCGAGAAGGCTTTTCGCGTTGGCGACAAGATCATGATTTTCACTGTGCGCTCCCACAGACTAGATACTGAGTGTACCTTGATGTACACCCCTGTCAGTTCTCGACTTCAGGAGGTCACGAATCGTCTCGGAGTTTACTTGCATTTCCCGAAGGATAATTCCGTCCCCGACCCAACTTGGTGGAACCACCTTCGAGAACTCATTTGCGAAGGATATGGGGAGCTTCTCCTCGCGAACTCCGGTGAGCTCATCGGGCTACCCCTACTACACAAACCCACCGGGCGAATAAACGTCCGAGCAGTGATCCCCAATGGAGATCCAAGAGAAAATTTCATTGCGGAACTTGTGGCATCAGGGGAGGCCCATGTGATAAACGTGCAGTACATAGAGCCTCGACCAGGCAAGAAGATCTTTGGTATCGATGGAAATTAGTATAGGGCACCACCCATTTCCTTATCCCGACCGGCGGATCTATTCGCCTTTGATCTCAGACGAAATTGCCATCCACATAGAACCACTTCCCCGCCTCGCGCACAAAGTGGCTGATTTCATGCAAACGATGCGCACGGCCACCCACCTTATAGCGCGCCACAAATTCCACCACCGAATGATCCGACTCCGGCTGTTCATGGCGCCTCACTTCCAGTCCCAGCCATTTGCGTGGTTCGCCTTCCAGTTTAAGTGAAGCCGGGCGTGTAGTGTGATGCCATGTCGCCAGCAGATAATCTTCACGACCGAGAGTGTACGCGGTGTAGCGCGAACGCATCACTGCTTCCGCAGTGGGTGCGGCTTCGCCGCCATCCAGATAGTGGCCGCAGCAGTCGGCGTATTTTTCGTTGCTGCCTTGGGTGCCCGGCCGTTTCGCCGTTAACCCCATGCCACCACAGGGGCAGGGCATCATTTTCGTATCCGTATTAACCTCAAAAACTTGATTAACTGCTTTCAGTTATATTTTTTCCAATAGTCATTCCGTGAACCTTCGGAATAACCGTCATGCGTGCCACAGCGGCGGCTCATCCATCAGGGCGATCTGTTCGCGCAATTCGAGGATGCGATCCTGCCAATAGCGTTGGGTGTTGAACCACGGGAATGTCTGCTTGAAGGCGGGATCGTCCCAGCGCTGCGCGAGCCATGCCGCATAGTGGATCAAGCGCAGGGTGCGCAGCGCCTCGACCAGATGCAATTCGCGTTCATCAAAATCGCAAAAATCCTCATATCCTGCCAGCACGCCGGTCAACTGTTGTACCCTGTCGGCGCGTTCGCCCGACAATAGCATCCACAAGTCCTGTACCGCCGGTCCCATGCGGCTGTCGTCAAAATCCACGAAGTGCGGACCGTCGTCCGTCCACAGCACGTTGCCTACGTGGCAGTCGCCGTGCAGGCGCAATGCGCGCACTTCACCCGCGCGCGCAAAGCAGTGGCGCACGCCGTCCAGCGCCTGATCCACCACAGCGCGATAGGCTGCATCGAGATCAGCCGGAATAAATGCATGCGTCAGCAGATAATCGCGCGGTTGTTCACCGAAGCTGGCGATATCCAGTGTGGGGCGTTCGTGAAATGGCTTGAGTGCGCCGATGGCATGGATGCGCCCGAGGAAGCGCCCCATCCATTCCAGCGTGTTGCGGTCTTCCAGTTCGGGTGCACGGCCGCCGTGTTTTGGAAAAATGGCGAAGTGGAATCCCTCGAAGCTGTGCAGCGTGATTCCATCCAGTATCAATGCAGGCACGACAGGTATTTCGCGCTCGGCCAGTTCCCGCACGAAGGCGTGTTCCTCGAGTATGGCGGCATCCGTCCAGCGTTTGGGCCGGTAAAATTTTGCTACCAGCGGCGGTCCCTCTTCCATGCCGATCTGGTAGACGCGGTTCTCGTAGCTATTGAGAGCCAGCAGCCGGCCATCGCTGCGGAAGCCTATACTCTCCAGCGCGTTCAATACCCTATCGGGAGGGAGTGTAGAGAAATTCAGAGGGGACGGCTTGCCCGTTATTATCACCGCCAATTACTCAACATAAGATTTTCTCGCTTGGGTTTGCGCCGGCCTGAGTTCCTAAGGTTTCTTGTAGCTGATCCGGTAGATAACCCCGGCGTAATCGTCGGAAACCAGTAGTGCTCCGTCGGGCATTACCAGCACATCCACCGGTCTTCCCCAAACATCCTGCTCTTGCAGCCAGCCTTCGGCGAACACTTCCTGTTTGACGACCTTGTTGTTTTTTATCCGCACGAGCTGAAGCCGGTAGCCGATTTTATTACGGCGATTCCATGAGCCGTGCTCGGCAACAATAATACTGTTGCGATATTCCGGCGGGAACATTTTGCCGGTGTAGAAACGCATACCCAGCGGGGCAACGTGCGCGTCGAATTTGGCCACGGGGGCAGTAAGCTTGCCGCAATCACGCTTTGCGCCGTACTTGGGGTCAAGAATATCGCCTGCGTGGCAGTAGGGATAGCCGAAGTGCATACCCTTTGCGGGTGCGCGGTTGAGTTCATCGGGCGGCAGATTATCACCCATCCAGTCG
This genomic interval carries:
- the nuoL gene encoding NADH-quinone oxidoreductase subunit L, translated to MTEMQKLYLLVPLAPLAGALIAGLFGRMIGPAWSHRTTIVLMMVCVVASITVFMDVLKGNIYNGSVYTWMISGDTRFEVGFLIDQLSAMMMVVVSGVSLMVHVYTIGYMHGDPGYQRFFSYISLFTFSMLMLVMSNNFLQLFFGWEAVGLVSYLLIGFWYTRPTAIYANLKAFLVNRVGDFGFLLGIGLVLTYFGTLDYAAVFAQAPQLMTQTIEVIPDSPWALLSVVCILLFVGAMGKSAQFPLHVWLPDSMEGPTPISALIHAATMVTAGIFMVARMSPLFELSETALSFILVIGGITTLFMALVAIVQNDIKRVVAYSTLSQLGYMTVALGASAYSAGVFHLMTHAFFKAVLFLGAGSVIIAMHHEQDMRKMGGLKKYMPITYWTMFIAAVASAGVPGFSGFFSKDAIIEAVHFTTIPGAGFAYFCAVTTVFVTAFYTFRLVFMTFHGKPRMDHHTEEHLHESPWVVTLPLIVLAIPSIGAGWLIGPMLFGDYFGSAIQILPQHEALAKMSAEFHGIGGMMTHAVTTLPFWFSVSGIFAAWYLYRVNTDLPGKISQAAGPLYTLLDRKYFIDEFYSWLFAGGARALGGGFWKFGDVKVIDGFFVNGTARAVAGIAMLVRRFQSGYIYHYAFTMIVGVFVLMSFWLYGS
- a CDS encoding serine/threonine protein kinase; translated protein: MIITGKPSPLNFSTLPPDRVLNALESIGFRSDGRLLALNSYENRVYQIGMEEGPPLVAKFYRPKRWTDAAILEEHAFVRELAEREIPVVPALILDGITLHSFEGFHFAIFPKHGGRAPELEDRNTLEWMGRFLGRIHAIGALKPFHERPTLDIASFGEQPRDYLLTHAFIPADLDAAYRAVVDQALDGVRHCFARAGEVRALRLHGDCHVGNVLWTDDGPHFVDFDDSRMGPAVQDLWMLLSGERADRVQQLTGVLAGYEDFCDFDERELHLVEALRTLRLIHYAAWLAQRWDDPAFKQTFPWFNTQRYWQDRILELREQIALMDEPPLWHA
- the nuoN gene encoding NADH-quinone oxidoreductase subunit NuoN, producing MNFMPPDFAPAYPEIFLLVMVCVVLLADIAWGEKKPYVAYLLSQITLLGCALITFGTSVPGVVYTFSGMFVDDAMADILKMLVYITVATVLVYSRAYISVRGMLSGEFFSLALFATLGMMVMISASHFLTLYLGLELLSLSLYAMVALRRESAAATEAAIKFFVLGALASGFLLYGMSMIYGATGSLNIARVTEVIQGGVSNHAVLVVGLVFIVAGISFKLSAAPFHMWAPDVYQGAPTAVVLFIGAAPKLAAFGFVMRLLVEGMGAMVADWQGMLVILAVMSMMIGNLAAIAQTNIKRMLAYSTISHMGFMLLGFIATDENGYSASMFYVVVYILMTLGTFGMIMLLSREGFEADKLDDFKGLNRRNPWYAFITLLLMFSMAGVPPTVGIYAKLSVLQAVLSAGYIWLAVVAVLFSLIGAFYYLRIVKLMYFDEPETDAPILPESDVKLLISANGLAILAFGLFPQALMALCAYAIQQSI
- a CDS encoding NADH-quinone oxidoreductase subunit J; amino-acid sequence: MSFQDITFYFFSAVLVSSALGVITARNPVHSALLLVLAFFTSAGLWLLLEAEFLAITLVLVYVGAVMVLFLFVVMMLDINLDQLREGFWKWFPVGAFLGLVMAAQMVMVLMGEQFGADKMPAPSSRPADYSNTKELGRLIYTEYVYAFELAAVLLLVAIVAAIALTLRRRTGLKSLDVAKQVAVKRKDRVRMVSMPSEKKE
- the nuoK gene encoding NADH-quinone oxidoreductase subunit NuoK, coding for MVSLSHYLVLGAILFAISIVGIFLNRKNVIILLMAIELMLLAVNMNFVAFSHYLQDVSGQIFVFFILTVAAAESAIGLAILVVLFRNLRTINVDDLDKLKG
- a CDS encoding NADH-quinone oxidoreductase subunit M, whose translation is MLFGLPLLSLVIWLPIFAGIGVLATGGDRNAQLARWLALVGSVAGLLVAIPLYTQFDPLMNAMQFVEHSAWIEHFNIHYHLGVDGIAMPLILLNCFTTPLVVIAGWQVISKRVSQYMGAFLIMSGIVNGVFSSLDAILFYIFWEASLIPMFLIIGVWGGPNRVYAAIKFFLYTLLGSLLMLVAFIYLYQVSGGSFSILDYHKLPLPLTPQILIFVAFLLAFAVKVPMWPVHTWLPDAHVEAPTGGSVVLAAILLKLGGYGFLRFSLPIVPDASQYLSTMMIVLSLIAVVYIGLVALVQADMKKLIAYSSVSHMGFVTLGFFLFNAYGLEGAMVQMISHGFISGAMFLCVGVLYDRLHSRQIADYGGVANKMPVFAAFFMLFAMANAGLPGTSGFVGEFIVIMAAVKVNFWYGFLAATTLITGAAYTLWMYKRVVFGAVASPGVEALKDINGREILILTVLAVAVLGMGLYPSPFTEVMHTTVDDLLAHVARSKL
- a CDS encoding YchJ family protein, yielding MMPCPCGGMGLTAKRPGTQGSNEKYADCCGHYLDGGEAAPTAEAVMRSRYTAYTLGREDYLLATWHHTTRPASLKLEGEPRKWLGLEVRRHEQPESDHSVVEFVARYKVGGRAHRLHEISHFVREAGKWFYVDGNFV